The Porites lutea chromosome 7, jaPorLute2.1, whole genome shotgun sequence genome includes the window CGTTTTGCAGGTATCCTGCGTGGCAAGCGTACAATGCCAAGAAAACCAAACTTTATTCCCATTTTATGTACACTCTTCACACATTAGTTAAGTTTCTAAATTCACAACCGGTCGGACATGACGCTAAGCCATAGTAGAATAGCGCGAAGCCCCAATACAAGAGCCTCAATTTAATCTAAGGATGGACTGAATTTGGTGAAAACCACATGGCATACACCTGTATATGCCTATACTTATTCTTGAAATACATATACAATAATTACCAGTAactttaaacaaaatacatatcTATTTCTAATTCTCTTAGTCTACAGTACTAAATGGCAAGACACATTGGACTGTACCTTTGGATTGGTAGCCTAGCAATCTAAGTTCTCTCATATCTGGGCCTTGAGTGACAAGTCCGACTGCAATGCAGGTTATTGGATCGGTTAACGAGTTAAAAAACCCACAAACGTAACGCGCAACCTCAACCACACGAAAAGTTAACTACATGGCACTTTCAAGCTTgtggagaaagagaagaaatgagaaatgtgTATAATTTCCTTGTTCCATAAGCGTGTAGCTGAATTAACTTTACTGTGGGTCAGCTTGCTTGTCTCTTAAATGGGCAAACAGACTGTTTTACAAGAGTGTACCGACTGTTGTGACCTTGAGTAAAAGCCGGGCTTGAGGTAACTTTGTTTTGATAGAAACTTCAAATCATTTTAAATGTAGATCCTGCTCTTATGCATATGAATGACACTGAGTTCTCCGCGGAAACAAAGTCACTGCCCCTCTACTGTCAAAGACTGGGTCAACAGCTTTGTAGATAACTGCAAATTGACCTATAAACCGTAAACTATTGGATCACATAATTTGAGTACATATTAGATACCTCATGCACCAGTATACAGAGAAAAGAAGTAGATATAGAGGAGTAATATTGGGTACATAAGTAAGAGTCTTTTGTTCTTGAGTTCATCTTGTATGAGGAGAGATCCTGCGCTGTATGATGCCCAAACCACACCAAACAGCTGAAAtggaaaaaacaattaatggaTGTTACCATGATGATGctttcaacaaaaacaaataatacaGTGAAACTTCTATTAAgaggacacctttgggaccttcccaagtgtccgcttaatagagggtgtccgcttaataagggttgtaaaaattgcacaatgtttGTTAATGATCAACACTCAATGGTTACTCTGaactgtgataaagttgcatgttgctaaagaagctatccagagtttaagttcattacctttcattaccaactttaatttgtttgtaaatgcaaaaacattaactgatttcagtacgtatttcaaggacgtaatccaacactactattgtcaattctgtctggtgtccgcttaatagaggtttttaacaatagaaattagccaaatacaacttattttagtgtccgtgttcacttaatagaggtgtctgcAGAATAGGGGTTTGTTACAAAGGGAAATATCAGATGTTCCTTTTGGGACCCAGCTTAGTGTCCGCTAAACAGAGGTTGTCCCACTTAATTGGGgatccacttaatagaggtttcactgtattgtGATTGTTCCCTGGGACAGGATATCTTAAGAAAGCATTATGAGAGTATAATGAAAAAAGAAGTTAACACTTTGAAACCAAGCTCTGTGCCTTCAGAGCTCACAGAATTTTAACATGTCATTATTGCGCCTCGCAAGATACAATGTAGGCCATTCACAGGAGAGCATCCCAGAACAAAGATAGCAACAGGTCGTTTTTGGGGCCTCAATGAGACCATCTATTTCTAGGTTCTTTGTTAAACCTCAACAGGGATAAACATTTCTTGCCCAGCATCTGAGACAACAtgaataaagaacatatttttgTCTGAGATCATGACTGTGGGATTTATCTAAAAAGGCAAATGAGCTAACCACACAGCACACTGTGGTTGCTGGTCCAAAGTAGAGTTAAAGCACTAACTGAAGAGCAAGAAAACTAGGAGTGGCggggtactctggatttcaagtgacagggatgatcgcaGAATCTCtctgggtttgaaattttcaattcttGAATTTAATAGACTGGgcaggaaaatttggcaagtatttgtGTGTGTGTGCATGTGGCTGGATTTAAGTAGTTTTGAGGGAATTCAAAAGAATCTGGAGATTTCTGGTAATGCTTACGTATCCTTGCCACATAGTTCTGCAAGTAAGGCACTAGGAAATTCTTGGAGCTGGGTTGAGTTTTGTTCcagagatttttttaaacttttttttggaAGCCTTAGGTTTTTTTCAAAGGttgatttttgtttcaatttgaACAAAATCACTACCACTGGTTACAAGTTCAGCTGCAGCCTTGACAGAACAAGGAGTTTTTGTTTGAGCAAATTTCTGTTAATTACCTTGACACTGAAGCTAACCATGGGAAAATAATGGACCAAAGGCAGAGCGGCAGCAGTCAGAACAAGCGGAATAAGTGAGTAGCCAATCACTCCCAAGCACTGAGAGTAGTTTACctgaaatgtaacaaaactaTTAAGTATATTTTGAATGGGTCTGTACCATAACATTGTGGGTAGTCTTCAAGCACCAAGTGTGGTAAACATCACTTTTCTCCAAACAACATAAAGCTaatttgagaaaggttgtcagatAAAGTGCACATGACAagcccgaaaggtattgtgggtggttttgagttctctgtttttcaaagaaatttgaaagaatggcaagAGAAGCCATGGACATGTGTCtgtgagtgctaaaggaaagcaacaaaagcaggttcgacagctacagtgtcaggaacagtgtattgcgcacatcccatattaccttttgggatttgttgcgtgcacattttttccgacaacctttctcaaaatagcagTATATACATCTGGTATGGCATGAAACACCAGTGCTTTTATTTATTAATCAATTCTGAAAACTCACTTCTCCTCCCAGCACTCTGGCCAGCAAGAAAATAATAAGGGATCCCAGCAGCCATATTGTTATTATCCATGAGACAACCTGTTAAGTTAATAACTCAGTGGTCAGTACATTTATTCTATGCTCTGTTGTGTTGCCATGCCAGCTGATGCTTCAATGGATAAGCTAATTGCGAGCCTTGTTAAGGTCATGTATGCTATTATCTTAACTGACACCCCGTCTCTAAGCCTTTTCAGCCAAGGTAGAGCAAGAGAATTATGTcaataaaatcaaaataatgTACACCTACTGAGTGTAATAATATTGATCACTACTCTATGATGATATTGCCCCTTTTCttattattagggagctttaacAAACACGACAGCTACGGCTACCAAAACATCActtgaaaagtgaatttgcactgCCTAAAACTTTATCGCACTtgttccatctcgtttaattcatcaaatgttggcaaacttttttggagttgaattctaaaggacccTATCGAAGTttaagtaaagaaaaacaaagttgttgtcttgtggtCCTGTCCTCAACAAAACATTAAATTACATGTAGGCACTTTCATGTcatagtcgtgcaacgacggctaaaaaatgtacaaaaatgtgtCTCATGTATGAgtaaagttgttgtcttgccACTCGAAACCCATTacttttttaatgttcttgttgcttaagttgacaaaaaaattattgactaACCTTAAATTGTCCCAACAATGCCAGCATTGCATATACAACCACAACAAACAAAGGGCCCCAGAAGTCTGGACTGTCTCTAAGCACATCTCTCTTGAATCCCAGTGATGGAATTGGAAACACAACACAACGCACCTTGTAGTAGATATCTTGCAAATCAATGTCAAGCTCTTCACTGGAAAAACACAGTAAATATTATTATGAGGTAATGCCAACAATATTACTTCTCAAGATGACAGAATATTGATGACACTATTATTGTTATCACACTCATGCATATAGGGACATATCCAACCTTAATGATTATTGTacacctggccccggttgttcaaatgttggatagcgctatccaccggataaatcactatccagcagataagtattagggaaacgaATTgcactatccattggatagatttttatcctgtggatagcactatccaatgtttgaacaaccgcgGCCTGGTTGTTGAAAAGGTGGATGACGCTATcaactggataaatcactatccatggGGCCTAGTATACCACAGAAATTCCactgaaaatattttatgaTGTAATTTGTAAAATGCAGTTATGTACAAGAAAAACTCTCTTTATTATTGTAAGTTCCATCCCTCAAAATGGACCCTACTCAATATTCCAGAGTAACATTCTTGTAACTAAAGACAGACTTTGTTAATTGGCTCCAGTTGTATTTCTCATTCTGATGAACAGTTGGTTTTGTAAGATTCCGCTGGTTTTGTACTTCTTTCAGTATGATTGCAGGAAAAAAGCATATTGAATAATTTGTCCGAAATCAATGTTTACGCTTATTAAACATTGCTCGGGTATGAGCTTCACAGAGATTTTCCCTTGCTCTTtcttcttcaaagaaaaaagttaattccTGTTCAAAAGTGTACTTACAGCAGTGGCTTGTTAAAGTCGTCGCTACTTTCATCCACCTCTAAGAGCCAGTCGTagtttttcttgttaaaaatttGCGAATAGAAAGGAAATCTGTACCGAGGGCCTCCACTCGCGTCGTCTTTCCGACCGCTTTCCATGAATTCTTCCTGCGCCTCAATGGATCCAGAGTACATAGAGGCATCTTGACTCATTGGAGGACCAAACGAAAACTCGTCCACCGGTGGATCTACCTCCATATCCAAAGGAGGTTGTGAAGACGGAGAATACAGAGGAACTGACGtggccgccattttgcttctacgttttctttttcctcagtTTATCACCCCCAGTCTCCAAACATTTCAATCTTGCAGCGTTAAGACTGGGACGATCGCGTGGCGCGAAATTTTGTTCACTTTTGCTTGATGTGTCGgctgattttggtgaaaaaactTTCTGTTTCCCTCGAAATGTAGCTTTATTAAGATGAGACAGCTTGATCGAGCGATGTAGGAACGCATAGAAGTGGTAAGCAGTGTTATACTGGGTCATATAATTAGGAAACTATGATCTTGGACCCAAGTAATGATAATGTTGATAATTCGCCTGCAGTTGTTGTTGAATCGAATTTGCGAATTTGTCACCCTCCATCAACTTGGAAATACGTTTGTTTCGATCAAGATCCTGCtcatattattaattttaaaggaATTTATTCGAATATCTTTAAAATTGTGAATGCTTATTTGATTTCGCAGCCGAACTCTCCGCGCTTTCGTCGTCGTGTGATTAGATGTCGTCGCAATTTCAGTGATGTTTGGAGAGGATCGTCATAGGCCTTTTAACTTTCTTAGCAGTGGTAAAGATTGTTAGTATTGGCAAGAGTAAGAAATGGGAATCCAAGGCTTGCTTCCTCTGCTAAAGCCAATCCAAAAACCCGTTTCGATTGCTGAAGATTTTGCCGGTCAGGTTATTGCAGTGGACGCCTACTGCTGGTTACACAAGGGAGCTTATGGATGCGCCATGGAACTGGTAGAGGGAAAGAAAAGCTTTGTGTATGTAGCTGCTTTTCTCATTAATTTTAGTGACTCTGACATTTAAACATAACGGAAATCTGAAATCATTAACAGTCATTTAGTTGCTAGGATcgtttgccccccccccctagaATACTTTATTTAGGGCTCtccaacaccccccccccccacccccaaataACTTCCAGTTCTGGTTAACGACAGATCTGAAAGACTTTGACTTCTTTGAAAATCCACAGTAATAGTTAAAGAAATGATTTTAGCGTGACTGCATTGTCATCCAACCATCTGTTTTTCAGATATGTCAACTATGTTTTGAAGCGTATCAACATGCTGCTACATTTTAATGTTAAGCCAATCTTAGTGTTTGATGGATCATACTTACCTTCCAAGGCAGGTCAAGAGGAACAACGAAGAAAGTAAGTATGT containing:
- the LOC140942599 gene encoding protein YIPF4-like, with translation MAATSVPLYSPSSQPPLDMEVDPPVDEFSFGPPMSQDASMYSGSIEAQEEFMESGRKDDASGGPRYRFPFYSQIFNKKNYDWLLEVDESSDDFNKPLLEELDIDLQDIYYKVRCVVFPIPSLGFKRDVLRDSPDFWGPLFVVVVYAMLALLGQFKVVSWIITIWLLGSLIIFLLARVLGGEVNYSQCLGVIGYSLIPLVLTAAALPLVHYFPMVSFSVKLFGVVWASYSAGSLLIQDELKNKRLLLMYPILLLYIYFFSLYTGA